A stretch of Mastacembelus armatus chromosome 1, fMasArm1.2, whole genome shotgun sequence DNA encodes these proteins:
- the pex6 gene encoding peroxisome assembly factor 2: MKQQQRRRRRRAEMAVQVDLCCLDGFPSHLSPLDVLVLESQLDSVFHNDTIPPTVLFTPKRPHGAGTPGVLLRVHPITEEEAADCGGRPGAESGCRVRLFTSRFFLRHHGLQRLGSTGTVRAVEPVSLDRVVLGARSRQSHRWAGAEQFTRGLLELCGHGRWLLVRQGDPLLLPRHPLLGEDPGQVQQQLMELLVLECSPVTQGRITADTSLVLTDCWDPTDPPGAPPPCRPLRLCVSDFAHYADSLSGGRALLDNRRLLDSGLSGVLQALECRVDVRVVDTQRWLGVRGQHGAVDVDSCVFVSKQLLLRLGLFNLEWVRLSRPGGSSRSPTGQVCRERPVSVVVVDLTLSPDLQGHDEGGFISATLWFNLTEGDVIPVNSCTLRIKRWKPCSPEPGGRSESSCRSAAPPLAGELHIQPVVSPLYGSPSCCDALLSEHFSHPRLVSLGDILTVPTGNHPDLLENNSERIHRCPVLFFRVQKVCPSAERGEGGGGAYLADKLHTSLYMGASTNSPVPSCSVEGASLWTSLSPPGLNKTVDLISSIILPYLHHSESLPPGTVLVHGPAGSGKVTVVSAASRRLNLHLLKVDCVSVCADTPAAAEVKLASVFERAAALHPCVLLLRNLQLLLRPRGATEDGARVQASLCQLLHGAPTSVVVVATVCRPRDLPAGVMAAFVHQVALESPTEEQRRSMLLSLSRELPLGRDVNLERLSKLTAGFVLGDLRALLVEAGRAACRRLVGTCPGRQEEDLCSSGVTIQNQDLVSALETLQDAQSKAVGAPTIPDVRWEDVGGLQQVKKEILDTVQLPLQRPELLSLGLNRTGVLLYGPPGTGKTLLAKAVATECSMTFLSVKGPELINMYVGQSEENIREVFCRARSAAPCVVFFDELDSLAPSRGRSGDSGGVMDRVVSQLLAELDALQSSAQVFVIGATNRPDLLDQSLLRPGRFDKLVYVGINEDRVSQLQVLQAIVRKFQLDSAVNLQELVERCPRHMTGADLYALCSDAMTAAIKRKISLMDEGLDSDDSPVLLSVEDFSVALENFRPSVSDQELLRYRNLQQRLASK; the protein is encoded by the exons atgaagcagcagcagcggcggcggcgAAGAAGAGCCGAGATGGCGGTGCAGGTGGACCTGTGTTGTCTGGACGGGTTCCCGTCGCACCTGAGTCCTCTCGATGTTCTGGTGTTAGAATCTCAGCTGGATTCAGTTTTCCACAATGACACGATTCCACCGACCGTCCTGTTCACCCCCAAGCGGCCGCACGGCGCCGGGACACCGGGCGTTTTGCTCCGCGTCCACCCGATCACCGAGGAGGAGGCGGCGGACTGCGGAGGAAGACCCGGAGCCGAGTCCGGGTGCCGGGTTCGGCTCTTCACCAGCCGCTTCTTCCTGCGCCACCACGGGCTCCAGAGGCTCGGCAGCACCGGGACGGTCCGGGCCGTGGAGCCGGTCAGCCTGGACCGAGTGGTGCTGGGAGCCCGCAGCAGGCAGAGTCACCGCTGGGCCGGAGCCGAACAGTTCACCCGCGGGCTGCTGGAGCTCTGCGGACACGGGAGGTGGCTGCTGGTCCGGCAGGGAGACCCGCTGCTGCTGCCCCGGCACCCACTGCTGGGGGAGGATCCGGGCCAG gtgcagcagcagctgatggagcTGCTGGTGTTGGAGTGCAGTCCTGTAACTCAGGGCCGGATCACCGCAGACACCTCTCTGGTTCTGACGGACTGCTGGGATCCCACAGACCCCCCTGGCGCCCCCCCGCCCTGCAGACCgctcagactgtgtgtgtcgGACTTCGCTCATTACGCCGACAGTCTCTCAGGGGGACGAGCTCTCCTTGACAACAGGAGGCTGCTGGACTCTGGGCTCTCGGGCGTCCTGCAGGCACTGGAGTGCAGGGTGGACGTGAGGGTGGTGGACACCCAGCGATGGTtgggggtcagaggtcagcacGGAGCTGTGGACGtggacagctgtgtgtttgtgagcaaaCAGCTGCTTCTCAGGCTGGGGCTGTTTAACCTTGAGTGGGTGAGGTTGTCGAGGCCGGGGGGGTCCTCCAGATCCCCGACGGGTCAGGTCTGCAGAGAGCGGCCGGtctctgtggtggtggtggattTAACATTGAGTCCAGACCTGCAGGGTCACGATGAAGGAGGTTTCATATCTGCGACTCTGTGGTTCAACCTGACTGAAGGAGACGTGATCCCTGTGAACAGCTGCACCCTGAGGATCAAG AGGTGGAAACCGTGTTCTCCGGAGCCCGGAGGCCGCTCGGAAAGTTCCTGCCGCTCGGCTGCTCCGCCTTTGGCCGGCGAGCTTCACATCCAGCCGGTGGTCTCTCCGCTGTACGGCAGCCCGAGCTGCTGCGACGCCCTGCTGTCCGAGCACTTCAGCCACCCCAG ACTGGTGTCACTGGGAGACATTTTAACAGTTCCAACTGGAAACCATCCGGACCTGCTGGAGAACAACTCAGAGAGGATCCACAG GTGTCCCGTGCTGTTCTTCAGAGTGCAGAAGGTGTGTCCgtctgcagagagaggagaaggagggggagGAGCTTACCTGGCTGACAAACTGCACACCTCCCTGTACATG GGAGCCTCCACCAACAGCCCCGTCCCCTCGTGCTCTGTGGAGGGAGCGTCTCTGTGGACCAGTCTGTCTCCTCCGGGTCTCAACAAGACCGTGGACCTGATCAGCAGCATCATCCTGCCATACCTGCACCACAG TGAGTCTTTGCCTCCTGGCACCGTCCTCGTTCACGGTCCTGCAGGGAGCGGGAAGGTGACGGTGGTGAGTGCAGCGAGCCGAAGACTGAACCTCCACCTGCTGAAG GtggactgtgtgagtgtgtgcgccGACACTCCCGCGGCCGCCGAGGTGAAGTTGGCGTCGGTGTTTGAGCGAGCCGCCGCCCTGCATCCCTGCGTCCTGTTGCTCCGGAACCTGCAGCTCCTGCTCAGACCCAGAGGAGCGACAGAGGACGGCGCCAGGGTCCAGGCCTCGCTCTGCCAGCTGCTGCACGGCGCCCCCACCAG tgtggtggtggtggcgaCGGTCTGCAGACCTCGGGATCTGCCTGCAGGTGTCATGGCAGCGTTTGTCCACCAGGTGGCCTTAGAGAGCCCCACTGAGGAGCAGCGGCGCTCCATGTTGCTCAGCCTGAGCCGAGAGCTTCCCCTGGGCAGAGACGTGAACCTGGAGCGGCTCTCCAAACTCACCGCG GGTTTTGTGTTGGGGGATCTGAGAGCTCTGCTGGTCGAGGCTGGAAGAGCTGCCTGCAGGAGGCTGGTCGGCACCTG CCCTGGTCGGCAGGAGGAGGATCTGTGCTCCAGCGGGGTCACCATCCAGAACCAGGACTTGGTGTCCGCTCTGGAGACGCTGCAGGACGCCCAGTCCAAGGCCGTCGGAGCTCCGACG ATCCCTGACGTGCGCTGGGAGGACGTTGGAGGTCTGCAGCAGGTGAAGAAGGAGATCCTGGACACGGTTCAGCTTCCTCTGCAGCGTCCAGAGCTCCTGTCTCTGGGTCTGAACCGCACCGGAGTCCTGCTGTACGGGCCACCAGGCACAGGAAAGACCCTGCTGGCCAAAGCTGTGGCCACCGAGTGCTCCATGACCTTCCTCAG TGTTAAAGGTCCAGAGCTCATCAACATGTACGTGGGTCAGAGCGAAGAGAACATCAGAGAAG TTTTCTGCAGAGCGCGCTCAGCCGCTCCCTGTGTCGTCTTCTTTGACGAGCTGGACTCTCTGGCTCCCAGCAGGGGGCGCAGTGGAGACTCTGGAGGAGTCATGGACAG AGTCGTGTCCCAGCTGCTGGCCGAGCTCGACGCCCTGCAATCGTCCGCCCAGGTGTTTGTGATCGGAGCCACGAACCGTCCGGACCTGCTGGACCAATCGCTGCTGAGGCCTggcag GTTTGACAAGCTGGTCTACGTGGGAATCAACGAAGACCGAGTCTCTCAGCTGCAGGTTCTCCAGGCCATCGTCAGAAA GTTCCAGCTGGACTCTGCAGTGAACCTGCAGGAGCTGGTGGAGCGTTGTCCCCGTCACATGACCGGCGCAGACCTTTACGCCCTGTGTTCCGACGCCATGACGGCCGCCATCAAGAGGAAGATCTCGCTCATGGACGAGG GTCTGGACTCGGACGACTCTCCTGTGCTCCTCTCCGTTGAGGATTTCTCTGTGGCGTTGGAAAACTTCAGGCCGTCTGTTTCGGACCAGGAGCTGCTGCGATACAGGAACCTCCAGCAGAGACTGGCCTCGAAGTAG